From the genome of Parasteatoda tepidariorum isolate YZ-2023 chromosome X1, CAS_Ptep_4.0, whole genome shotgun sequence, one region includes:
- the LOC139426969 gene encoding gem-associated protein 2-like, with amino-acid sequence MEKDRYLSDREFDYLSKRCLYVEPQQRYIDLDTVPGDGNEFIHKSRLENSLLDFNRSCREDPVEPAEVPKISIARLCKAAFEFAYLANELKTKKEWLKITFPQTVIIPLYNEAETCVFCLGVPISKCMGIYDLAPLSDSDAHLPLLSIVLHLTHVEINKLLKYTLKWFRVIGMDKQIARWLFALIACIEKPLTNWQEKFLMEYFEDLKMRAQVCDGQEYIRVRTLMSLMDNYFVLKTTSEAGEYLNKIARLRS; translated from the coding sequence ATGGAAAAAGACAGGTATTTAAGCGACCGTGAATTTGATTACTTGAGCAAGAGATGTTTGTATGTTGAACCTCAACAAAGGTATATAGATCTTGATACAGTTCCAGGTGATGGAAATGAATTTATTCACAAGTCTAGACTTGAAAATTCACTTTTAGATTTTAACAGGTCATGTAGAGAGGATCCTGTTGAACCTGCAGAAGTGCCAAAAATAAGTATTGCCCGGCTTTGTAAAGCTGCTTTTGAATTTGCCTATCTAGCCAATGagttgaaaactaaaaaagaatggTTAAAGATCACTTTCCCTCAAACAGTCATTATTCCCTTATATAACGAAGCTGAAACTTGTGTTTTTTGCCTTGGAGTGCCAATATCAAAATGTATGGGAATTTATGACTTAGCTCCACTCTCGGATTCAGATGCCCATTTGCCATTGCTAAGCATTGTGCTTCACTTGACGCacgttgaaataaataaacttttaaaatatactcttAAGTGGTTTAGGGTCATTGGAATGGACAAACAGATTGCCAGATGGCTGTTTGCACTTATTGCTTGCATTGAGAAACCGCTGACAAATTGGCAGGAGAAGTTTCTAATGGAGTATTTTGAGGATTTAAAGATGCGGGCACAGGTATGTGATGGTCAAGAATACATAAGAGTTCGCACTTTGATGTCGTTGATggacaattattttgttttgaaaactacCAGTGAGGCTGGTGAATACTTGAACAAGATAGCTAGATTAAGGTCATAA